GAGAGCATTTATAGGTTGCCAACTATAGCTTCACAGGCACTTTTGATACGATTGTCCGAGTTGATCAGAACAGCCCTAATCTTTTGGTACACAGTATACACCCTGACGGATACTGCTATTATCAGAGACCGGTATCGGTGCCTGCCGCAATTACGCAAGATCATGCGGTTAATCTTGGTCAAGTAATTCTAAAAAAGGATTTCGCCTGGACAAACTTAACTCCAACCAATCTGCCGGGCAACTTCACAGTAAACGCTTTCAGATATCGCGTTAAGGAAAACACGTTTATCCTGGATATCAACATCACCCAAACCGGACTTGGTTCAACTAATGCGTATGTAGTAATCGGAACTATTCCAAGTGGGATTTTGGATCCTGAGAAATTTATCCGAATCTCATTAACCGATTACGAAATCTCTATTAAAGGATTAGTCGGCTGTTACATTCAAGATAACATGGTTCACATCCGCGTTCAGGATGTCACCTATGAACCTACGGCCAATGTTTACAGACTTCGAGCTCCCTTACCAAATGCATTACTAACCTAAAACCTTTATCAATGAATTTATCAGAACATTTTACACTAAAAGAATTTGAATGCCACGATGGCAGCGTAACACCTAAGGAAATATTACCTCATCTCATTGAGTTAGTAGCCAACTTGGAAGTACTTCGGGAGGATATCGGTGTGGCAATAACCATCAATAGCGGGTACCGTTCCCCTTCTTACAATAAAAAGATAGGTGGCGCTCTAAATAGTCAACATCCGAAAGGGAATGCCGGTGATATTCGCGCCAAAGGTTTTACACCAAAGCAACTTGCGGATAGAATTGAAAAATTAATTGCTTCCGGAAAAATGAAACAGGGCGGTATCGGAATTTACAAGACATTTACTCACTATGATATACGCGGGACTAAAGCCCGTTGGAATGGATGAAAGATTTTTTAACCCAAATATGGCAAGATTACTCCCAGGAGATAAAAGAAGGCTTTATGTTTTCACTATTTGTAATGTTTGGGGTAATCGTAAGAGTGATTAAAGGAATTTACTCAGGAACTAAGCTTACTTTTTTTTGGTTCATGTCAGAAGCTGTATTCGGTTTTTTCATAGCTATAATAGGGTATGCAATATTCGATCAGTTTTTTCATCTAAAACAGTTTTTGATTTATGCGATATGTGCTTTTATGAGTTCCAATAGCAAAATAATACAAAAAAAGATGGAAGAGGTATTGGTCGCAATATTTGATGCTGCGAAATTAGGAGCTAAAGAATTGATTGATGCTCTTGTCGATAAAGTAAAACGATAATAAAAAAAATTATGAAAAATATATTATATTTTTTTATGTTGATTACCGCTACTGGATGCGGCACAACTAAAGTAGTCAAGGAAAAAAGAGAAGAACAAAAGGAAGTAATTGTAAATACTGACCGTATAACAACAATTGAGCGGAATAAAGCGATTATAGATAGTTTGAAATTTAAAATTGCTCAAAGCCAAACCGGTGATCAAAAATTTGATAGTGCTGTGAATTCTGCAGTCAGTAAAATTCTTTCAAATCTAAACTCTTCAAAATCATCCGGTGATAACTCATATCAATTGAAGTACGATGATGTCTTAAAAGAGCTACGTGCGTTAATTAAAGTGGGCCCCACAGATAATCAGACAACAATAAACAACGCGACAGTGCATACTAAAGAAATTATTAAAGATACTCGGGAAATACCTGTGAAATATATGCCTAAATGGGTTGTAATGCTTTCATGTTTCGGGGGCTGTTGCGTAATAGCTGCTACTGGT
The Flavobacterium kingsejongi genome window above contains:
- a CDS encoding YcbK family protein, encoding MNLSEHFTLKEFECHDGSVTPKEILPHLIELVANLEVLREDIGVAITINSGYRSPSYNKKIGGALNSQHPKGNAGDIRAKGFTPKQLADRIEKLIASGKMKQGGIGIYKTFTHYDIRGTKARWNG